One Lottiidibacillus patelloidae DNA segment encodes these proteins:
- the trxA gene encoding thioredoxin, protein MAIINATDATFTQETSEGLVLVDFWAPWCGPCKMIAPVLEELDQELAGSAKVVKVDVDDNQETAGKYGVMSIPTLFVMKNGEVVDQVVGFQPKDALMGLLDKHK, encoded by the coding sequence ATGGCAATTATAAATGCTACTGATGCAACTTTCACACAAGAAACTAGCGAAGGTTTAGTATTAGTTGACTTCTGGGCACCTTGGTGTGGACCTTGTAAAATGATCGCTCCTGTATTAGAAGAGCTTGATCAAGAATTAGCTGGTTCTGCAAAGGTAGTCAAAGTTGATGTTGACGATAACCAAGAAACAGCTGGAAAATACGGTGTTATGAGTATTCCAACATTATTCGTTATGAAAAATGGCGAAGTTGTTGACCAAGTTGTTGGTTTCCAACCTAAAGATGCATTAATGGGACTATTAGATAAGCACAAATAA
- a CDS encoding electron transfer flavoprotein subunit alpha/FixB family protein yields MARKVLVLGEVREGSLRNVSFEALAAAKTISEGGEVVAALLGDAVSSLTNEMISYGADRVITVEDEKLKTYTTDGYKQAFMQVFESEKPEAIVMGHTAMGKDLSPRIAAKLASGLISDVTSIEEVGSEMVFTRPIYSGKAFEKKVVSDKLMFVTIRPNNIAPLEQDSSRTGDVSSISAEIKDLRTIVKEVVRKATDGVDLSEAKVIIAGGRGVKSTEGFEPLKELADVLGGAVGASRGACDADYCDYSLQIGQTGKVVTPDLYIACGISGAIQHLAGMSNSKVIVAINKDPEANIFNVADYGIVGDLFDVVPLLTKEFQNVLQNS; encoded by the coding sequence ATGGCACGTAAAGTATTAGTTTTAGGAGAAGTTAGAGAAGGTAGCTTACGAAATGTTTCCTTCGAAGCATTAGCAGCTGCAAAAACAATTTCTGAAGGTGGAGAAGTTGTTGCTGCACTTTTAGGAGATGCAGTATCTAGTTTAACAAATGAAATGATTTCCTATGGAGCAGATCGTGTAATCACTGTCGAAGATGAAAAATTAAAAACTTATACTACTGATGGTTATAAACAAGCCTTTATGCAAGTGTTTGAAAGTGAAAAGCCTGAAGCAATTGTAATGGGTCATACAGCAATGGGGAAAGACCTTTCACCACGAATTGCAGCTAAATTGGCATCAGGTTTAATTTCTGATGTTACTTCAATTGAAGAAGTCGGAAGTGAAATGGTCTTTACTCGTCCAATTTACTCTGGAAAAGCGTTCGAAAAGAAAGTCGTTTCTGATAAATTAATGTTTGTGACAATTCGTCCAAACAATATCGCTCCACTTGAGCAAGATTCTTCTCGCACTGGTGACGTATCTTCTATTTCAGCAGAAATCAAAGATTTACGTACAATTGTAAAAGAAGTAGTTCGCAAAGCAACGGATGGTGTTGATCTTTCCGAAGCAAAAGTAATTATTGCTGGTGGACGTGGCGTGAAAAGTACAGAAGGCTTCGAACCATTAAAAGAACTTGCTGATGTACTTGGTGGAGCAGTTGGAGCTTCACGTGGAGCATGTGACGCTGACTACTGTGACTATTCACTGCAAATTGGGCAAACAGGTAAGGTAGTTACACCTGATCTTTACATCGCATGTGGGATTTCAGGAGCAATTCAACACTTAGCTGGAATGTCAAATTCAAAAGTAATCGTTGCAATCAATAAAGATCCAGAGGCAAACATCTTTAATGTAGCGGATTACGGAATTGTTGGTGACTTGTTTGACGTTGTACCTTTATTAACGAAAGAGTTCCAAAACGTACTACAAAACTCATAA
- a CDS encoding electron transfer flavoprotein subunit beta/FixA family protein has product MNIYVLMKRTFDTEEKITLDNGAINVDGAEFIINPYDEYAIEEAIRLKEAHGGEITVVTVGGEDCEKELRTALAMGADKAALINIEDDIEVTDQFTTAQLLFEYMQDKEYDIILGGNVAIDGGSGQVGPRLAELLDIPQVTTITKLEIDGETVTIERDVEGDVEIIETSLPLLVTAQQGLNDPRYPSLPGIMKAKKKPLDEYEIDDLDVDEDDVEPKTKTLEVFLPAARGAGKVLEGETEDQVKELVSLLRTEAKVI; this is encoded by the coding sequence ATGAACATTTATGTATTGATGAAAAGAACATTTGACACAGAAGAAAAAATTACGCTTGATAATGGAGCAATTAACGTTGATGGTGCTGAATTTATTATTAATCCATATGATGAATATGCGATTGAAGAAGCTATTCGTTTAAAAGAAGCACATGGCGGTGAAATTACAGTCGTTACTGTTGGTGGAGAAGATTGTGAGAAAGAACTTCGTACAGCATTGGCAATGGGCGCTGATAAAGCAGCATTAATTAATATAGAAGATGATATCGAAGTTACAGACCAGTTTACAACTGCTCAATTATTATTTGAATATATGCAAGATAAAGAGTATGACATTATTCTTGGTGGAAATGTGGCAATTGATGGTGGTTCAGGTCAAGTTGGTCCACGTTTAGCAGAATTGTTAGATATTCCTCAAGTGACGACAATTACTAAGCTTGAAATTGATGGAGAAACAGTAACAATTGAACGTGATGTAGAAGGTGATGTTGAAATTATTGAAACATCTCTTCCATTATTAGTTACAGCGCAACAAGGATTAAACGACCCTCGTTATCCATCATTACCTGGAATTATGAAAGCGAAGAAAAAACCACTTGATGAATATGAAATTGACGACTTAGATGTAGATGAAGATGATGTAGAACCAAAAACAAAAACGTTAGAAGTTTTCTTACCAGCAGCACGCGGGGCAGGAAAAGTTTTAGAAGGTGAAACGGAAGATCAAGTAAAAGAGCTTGTTTCATTATTACGTACTGAAGCTAAAGTAATTTAA
- a CDS encoding enoyl-CoA hydratase — protein MSLVSVKTDNYIATVLLNSPPANALSSSLLKEISAAFDCLEKNDEVKAIVIQGEGRFFSAGADIKEFTTIENGRQFAELASLGQRVFDRIEKFKKPVIASIHGAALGGGLELAMACHIRVATKSAKLGMPELTLGLIPGFAGSQRLPRLVGAAKANELLLTSDVITGEEAATLGLVNAAYEDEQLQEKTMEMVNKITSKSSVSIGFIQELLTYARSGQFQDGVLREAELFGASFESHDGQEGIHAFVEKRKPVFKNQ, from the coding sequence TTGAGTTTAGTATCTGTAAAAACGGACAATTACATAGCGACGGTGCTATTAAATAGTCCTCCGGCAAATGCGCTATCATCATCGTTATTAAAAGAAATAAGTGCTGCATTTGACTGTTTAGAAAAAAATGATGAAGTAAAAGCAATCGTCATTCAAGGGGAAGGCCGCTTTTTCTCAGCTGGAGCGGATATTAAAGAATTTACAACGATTGAAAACGGTCGCCAATTTGCTGAGTTAGCAAGCTTAGGACAACGTGTTTTTGATCGTATTGAGAAATTTAAAAAGCCAGTGATTGCTTCGATTCACGGTGCTGCCTTAGGCGGTGGGCTCGAACTAGCAATGGCATGTCATATCCGTGTCGCTACGAAATCAGCCAAGCTCGGCATGCCTGAATTAACGCTAGGATTAATTCCAGGCTTTGCAGGATCACAACGTTTACCTCGTTTAGTAGGCGCTGCAAAAGCAAATGAGCTTCTATTAACTAGTGATGTCATTACTGGTGAAGAGGCGGCAACATTAGGCTTAGTAAATGCTGCTTATGAGGATGAGCAATTGCAGGAAAAAACGATGGAAATGGTGAATAAAATTACTAGTAAAAGTTCTGTTTCTATCGGATTTATTCAAGAGCTTTTAACTTATGCACGCAGTGGTCAGTTCCAAGATGGTGTTTTGCGAGAAGCGGAGTTATTTGGTGCTTCTTTTGAATCACATGATGGTCAAGAAGGTATCCATGCTTTTGTTGAAAAAAGAAAGCCTGTCTTTAAAAACCAATAA
- a CDS encoding TetR/AcrR family transcriptional regulator gives MKKRGPKYNQIIDAAVTVIAENGYHAAQVSKIAKQAGVADGTIYLYFANKDDLLISLFQEKMGEFIKKMEVELKEIKSMEQKLFLLIQSHFQLLAKSEHLAIVTQLELRQANKRLRESIAEVLKPYFLLLHAILREGMEAHTVSADIDIRLASQMIFGSVDETVTNWVINNQKYDLVALAKPLHEMLIYGMKMNKS, from the coding sequence ATGAAGAAAAGAGGACCAAAATATAATCAAATAATTGATGCTGCTGTCACTGTCATTGCCGAGAATGGCTACCATGCTGCGCAAGTCTCAAAAATAGCGAAGCAAGCTGGTGTAGCGGATGGAACAATTTATCTTTACTTTGCGAATAAAGACGATTTGTTAATTTCTTTGTTTCAAGAAAAAATGGGTGAATTTATAAAAAAAATGGAAGTGGAATTGAAGGAAATTAAATCAATGGAACAGAAGTTATTTTTGTTAATTCAATCACACTTTCAGCTTTTAGCAAAAAGTGAACATTTGGCGATTGTGACACAACTTGAACTTCGTCAAGCAAACAAACGACTCCGTGAAAGTATCGCTGAAGTGCTAAAACCGTATTTTTTATTGTTACATGCCATTTTGCGCGAAGGAATGGAAGCGCATACAGTTTCGGCTGATATTGACATTCGCCTTGCTTCACAAATGATTTTTGGTAGTGTCGATGAAACGGTAACGAATTGGGTTATCAACAATCAAAAGTATGATCTTGTCGCGTTAGCAAAGCCACTTCATGAAATGTTAATTTACGGAATGAAAATGAATAAAAGTTAA
- a CDS encoding long-chain-fatty-acid--CoA ligase, whose amino-acid sequence MNPENKPWLSFYPDEIPKSINYEEKPLHYFLKRAASENPDAKAITFYGTNMTYKQLYEQTCAFANELHSLGLGKGDRVSIMLPNCPQAVISYYAILMIGGIVVQTNPTYVERELRYQMNDSQAKAIICLDLLYPRVQKVKADTTLQHVIVTSVKDYLPFPKNMLYPIKQKKEYGVIVHVEYSSRVHAFKKLVKSGDKQEFMIDIDPKKDLALLQYTGGTTGFPKGVMLTHYNLVANTQQASSWMYKLKKGKEKILGILPFFHVYGMTVVMNFAVMANSHMILLAKFDPTETLKTIAKQKPTIFPGAPTIYIALLNHPQISKYDISSINACLSGSAPLPVEVQDKFEKVTGGKLVEGYGLTEASPVTHANLLWGHRVKGSVGIPWPDTIAAIISPETKEPVPTGTIGEIAVKGPQIMQGYWNRKDETEKVFHGDWLLTGDLGYADKDGYFYIVDRKKDMIIAGGYNIYPREVEEVLYEHDAILEAAVVGIKDEYRGETVKAFLVLKDGKSVTEEELNNFCRKHLASYKVPRAYEFRDELPKTTIGKILRRVLIEEEEEKVKS is encoded by the coding sequence ATGAATCCAGAAAACAAACCGTGGCTTTCCTTCTATCCAGATGAAATTCCCAAAAGTATAAATTATGAAGAAAAACCGCTTCACTATTTTCTAAAAAGAGCCGCAAGCGAAAACCCTGATGCAAAAGCAATCACTTTTTACGGTACGAACATGACCTACAAACAGTTGTACGAGCAAACCTGTGCGTTTGCAAATGAACTTCATTCACTCGGGCTTGGTAAAGGAGACCGAGTATCAATTATGCTACCGAACTGTCCACAAGCTGTCATTAGTTATTACGCAATATTAATGATTGGCGGAATCGTCGTTCAAACGAATCCAACCTATGTAGAACGGGAACTACGCTATCAAATGAATGACTCTCAAGCAAAAGCGATTATTTGCCTCGACCTTTTATATCCGCGTGTCCAAAAAGTAAAAGCAGACACAACGCTCCAACATGTGATCGTAACGAGTGTTAAAGATTACTTACCGTTCCCTAAAAATATGCTTTACCCAATTAAGCAGAAAAAAGAATACGGTGTAATCGTCCATGTCGAATATTCCTCTCGTGTTCACGCCTTTAAAAAACTAGTAAAATCCGGTGATAAACAAGAATTCATGATAGATATAGATCCTAAAAAAGATTTAGCACTACTACAATACACCGGAGGTACAACAGGGTTTCCTAAAGGAGTAATGCTAACGCATTACAATTTAGTTGCCAACACGCAACAAGCGTCAAGTTGGATGTATAAATTAAAAAAAGGGAAAGAGAAAATATTAGGAATTCTCCCTTTCTTCCATGTATATGGTATGACAGTTGTCATGAACTTTGCTGTTATGGCGAATTCTCATATGATTTTGCTTGCGAAATTTGATCCGACAGAAACATTAAAAACAATTGCCAAACAAAAGCCGACCATTTTTCCTGGTGCACCAACCATATATATCGCCTTATTAAATCATCCACAAATTTCGAAATACGATATCTCCTCCATCAATGCTTGTTTAAGTGGATCAGCACCGCTTCCTGTGGAAGTTCAAGATAAGTTTGAAAAAGTAACTGGTGGGAAGCTCGTTGAAGGGTATGGCTTAACGGAAGCATCCCCAGTAACACATGCTAATTTACTTTGGGGGCACCGGGTAAAAGGTAGTGTCGGTATTCCGTGGCCAGATACAATTGCAGCAATCATTTCACCAGAAACGAAAGAACCCGTACCAACTGGAACAATAGGTGAAATTGCTGTTAAAGGTCCTCAAATCATGCAAGGGTATTGGAACCGTAAAGACGAGACTGAAAAGGTTTTTCATGGTGACTGGTTGTTAACAGGAGATTTAGGATATGCCGATAAAGATGGTTATTTTTATATTGTCGATCGAAAAAAAGATATGATTATTGCAGGTGGATATAATATTTATCCTCGCGAAGTGGAAGAAGTGTTATATGAACATGACGCTATTTTAGAAGCTGCTGTTGTTGGGATTAAAGATGAATATCGCGGGGAAACAGTGAAAGCTTTTCTCGTACTAAAAGATGGGAAATCAGTAACAGAAGAAGAGTTAAATAATTTCTGCCGTAAACATTTAGCTTCCTACAAAGTGCCACGCGCTTATGAATTTAGAGATGAACTGCCTAAAACGACAATTGGCAAAATTTTACGACGAGTTCTCATCGAAGAAGAAGAGGAAAAAGTAAAAAGTTAA
- a CDS encoding endonuclease MutS2, producing the protein MQQRVYKTLEFNKIIQKLITFASSSLGKEKAEKLLPSLILSEVEERQLQTDEAVKVLRLKGNVPLGGIRNIRSSVKRAEIGGVLNIEELMDVASTVHAGRRLKKFIEAMVADEIEVPTLENYAEQIALCVNVEEEIERTIDDNGSIYDHASQTLRTIRSQKRSLEARIREKLDSLLRSKSKMLSDTLVTIRNDRYVVPVKQEYRQAFGGTVHDQSSSGATLFIEPQAVVAANNELQNAKMKEQREIDKILKELTILVAEHGEELVSNLAILAEIDFMFAKAKYSNHLKGSRPKLNEAGYIRLKKARHPLISTDEVVPLDVELGDDFTAIVITGPNTGGKTVTLKTIGLLTLMTQSGLQIPAEDESEMAIFQSVYADIGDEQSIEQSLSTFSSHMTNIIQILKDFDANSLILFDELGAGTDPQEGAALAISILDEVIGRGARTVATTHYSELKAYAYNRKKVINASVEFDVETLRPTYRLLVGVPGRSNAFEISKRLGLTDDIITRARGQISTEGNKVENMIASLEESQKRAEQEMNDAIQTREHSEKLKEELEQKYNELLAEKEEILEKAEQEARDAVEKAKSEADAIIKELKRVKKQHQAEIKEHELIEQKKKLEQVKPTLVDKKKKKVKVKKQVSFKPGDEVKVLTFGQKGHVVNKASETEYLVQIGIMKMTVKSDQLQLLEAKTPTPTRTVATIKGNESHVKTELDLRGERYEEALSRVDKYIDEALVAGYHQVSIIHGKGTGALRNGVQTFLKNHSSVSNFRYGAASEGGLGVTVVELK; encoded by the coding sequence AGAAGAGAGACAACTTCAGACAGATGAAGCAGTAAAAGTTTTGCGGTTAAAAGGTAATGTTCCTTTAGGTGGAATTCGCAATATCCGTAGTAGCGTGAAGAGAGCTGAAATTGGCGGAGTTTTAAATATAGAGGAATTAATGGATGTCGCAAGTACTGTCCATGCTGGCAGAAGGTTGAAGAAATTTATCGAGGCTATGGTGGCTGACGAGATTGAAGTGCCAACACTTGAAAATTACGCAGAGCAAATTGCTCTTTGCGTTAATGTTGAAGAAGAAATAGAACGAACAATTGATGATAATGGCTCAATCTATGATCACGCCAGTCAAACGTTACGGACAATTCGTTCGCAAAAGAGAAGCCTAGAAGCGCGAATTCGTGAAAAGCTCGACTCATTACTTCGCTCAAAGTCAAAAATGCTGTCAGATACATTAGTTACGATAAGAAATGACCGATACGTTGTTCCTGTAAAACAAGAATACCGTCAAGCATTCGGTGGTACTGTCCATGATCAATCAAGTTCAGGTGCAACATTATTTATTGAGCCACAAGCAGTAGTTGCCGCCAATAATGAACTGCAAAATGCAAAAATGAAGGAACAGCGTGAAATCGATAAAATTTTAAAAGAGCTTACGATCTTAGTTGCTGAACATGGAGAAGAGCTCGTAAGTAACCTAGCTATTTTAGCAGAAATCGATTTTATGTTTGCAAAAGCGAAATATAGTAATCATTTGAAAGGCTCTAGACCAAAGCTAAATGAAGCAGGATATATTCGCTTAAAAAAAGCACGTCACCCACTCATCTCAACTGATGAAGTAGTTCCTCTTGATGTCGAACTCGGTGATGACTTTACAGCCATCGTTATCACAGGGCCGAATACGGGAGGAAAAACAGTAACGTTAAAGACAATTGGCTTACTAACGTTAATGACACAATCTGGTTTGCAAATTCCAGCAGAAGATGAGTCGGAAATGGCCATTTTCCAATCGGTGTATGCAGATATCGGTGATGAGCAATCAATTGAACAAAGCTTAAGTACGTTTTCATCACATATGACAAATATTATTCAAATTTTAAAAGACTTCGATGCTAATAGCTTAATTTTATTTGATGAATTAGGTGCAGGAACAGACCCGCAAGAAGGAGCGGCACTTGCCATTTCCATTCTTGATGAAGTAATTGGCCGCGGGGCACGAACGGTCGCAACAACGCATTATAGTGAATTGAAAGCATATGCTTATAACCGCAAGAAAGTAATTAATGCTAGTGTTGAATTTGATGTTGAGACACTGCGCCCGACCTATCGCCTATTAGTCGGAGTGCCAGGTCGAAGTAACGCATTTGAAATTTCGAAACGATTAGGACTAACTGATGACATTATTACCCGGGCAAGAGGGCAAATAAGCACAGAAGGTAATAAAGTAGAAAATATGATTGCTTCACTTGAAGAAAGTCAAAAACGAGCAGAGCAAGAAATGAATGATGCAATTCAGACAAGAGAGCATTCTGAAAAGTTAAAAGAAGAACTAGAACAAAAATATAATGAACTTCTTGCCGAAAAAGAAGAAATTTTAGAAAAAGCAGAGCAAGAAGCGCGTGATGCCGTTGAAAAAGCTAAAAGTGAAGCAGATGCTATTATTAAAGAATTAAAACGTGTGAAAAAGCAGCATCAAGCTGAAATTAAAGAGCACGAACTAATTGAACAGAAGAAAAAGCTCGAGCAAGTAAAACCGACACTTGTAGATAAAAAGAAGAAAAAGGTCAAAGTGAAAAAGCAAGTATCCTTTAAACCCGGAGACGAAGTGAAAGTGTTAACGTTTGGGCAAAAAGGTCACGTTGTTAACAAAGCGAGTGAAACAGAATATTTAGTACAAATAGGCATTATGAAAATGACAGTGAAAAGTGACCAATTGCAGCTTCTCGAAGCAAAGACGCCGACACCAACAAGAACAGTTGCTACAATAAAAGGAAACGAAAGTCATGTGAAAACAGAACTCGATCTTCGAGGTGAACGCTATGAAGAAGCACTTTCAAGAGTGGATAAATACATTGATGAAGCGCTGGTGGCCGGCTATCATCAAGTTTCTATTATTCATGGAAAAGGAACTGGTGCACTTCGCAATGGGGTTCAAACATTTTTGAAGAACCACTCATCAGTGAGTAACTTCCGCTATGGGGCGGCAAGTGAAGGTGGCTTAGGAGTTACTGTAGTAGAGTTAAAGTAA